In Methanocalculus natronophilus, a single genomic region encodes these proteins:
- a CDS encoding ATP-binding cassette domain-containing protein, translated as LVGEQGHSLSGGQRQRIAIARAILKDAPIILFDEATSALDNVSEAKIKDALNAIKQVKTVLIIAHRLSTVLDVDEILVIDSGKIVESGAHETLLEANGLYQMLYQKQLKET; from the coding sequence CCTTAGTTGGGGAACAAGGTCATAGTTTATCAGGCGGGCAACGCCAAAGAATCGCGATCGCGCGCGCCATTTTAAAAGACGCCCCCATTATTTTATTCGATGAAGCAACCAGTGCCTTAGATAACGTCAGTGAAGCTAAAATAAAAGATGCGCTTAATGCCATCAAACAAGTGAAAACCGTATTGATTATTGCGCACCGTTTATCGACGGTGTTAGATGTCGATGAGATTTTAGTGATTGACTCAGGAAAAATTGTCGAATCAGGCGCTCATGAAACATTGTTAGAAGCGAATGGACTGTATCAAATGCTTTATCAAAAACAACTTAAAGAAACCTAA